In Oryza brachyantha chromosome 2, ObraRS2, whole genome shotgun sequence, a single window of DNA contains:
- the LOC102711409 gene encoding uncharacterized protein LOC102711409, with translation MPMEHGRRQGVVAIECVAGGSRAEEWGPGSSETVQTGDVVEELLIGVGSRGGPAAHAAPFKGGRGAVQRLLHSAYKRGDTSVEVRVRRPAHAAQQQLVAGGELMPSAAPGSGSGTTTAKMQACIVPQEAAVGGGAGAMMAVVGRSRQYVLRSIRDPNYAVGFVDRMESECIAIRGSRSSRVVCALSKAQLQDGYVAYPWEKKMREALPIPNSSSFLSMLVLPTALDRAASRYNSVEDTLARANAWVLSSQTSGVPIAFLNVQTEALLTKISGETASATVNSGSLADLPNLANASLYGFEDYHGVDIGVVKAVRVWYTASAGEMPVEITLEAGDTKLGFAISRTEEGFIYISSVMEDDSGFLAPSTRSGLRDLYREAKRASKLLVISRVSGQKVLPWMVSTSGAIRCFDTVSLSQKLSLHRHALRPILLHLLMWEGKSADAPARAHEPRLPPQPAPYPEFSAELLRQGSFGVELPRPRQDSFGVELVREDSFGVELVRQDSFGGELLRQDSFACTEPPVRRAEPGIMQGRDTAGDTSFRFHNFKLPNNWV, from the exons ATGCCCATGGAGCACGGGAGGAGGCAGGGGGTGGTGGCGATAGAGTGCGTGGCGGGCGGGTCGAGGGCGGAGGAGTGGGGGCCGGGGAGCAGCGAGACGGTGCAGACCGGGGACGTGGTCGAGGAGCTGCTGATCGGGGTCGGCAGCCGCGGGGGCCCGGCGGCGCACGCCGCGCCGTTCAAgggcgggcgcggcgccgtGCAGAGGCTCCTGCACTCAGCGTACAAGCGCGGGGACACGTCCGTCGAGGTGCGGGTGAGGCGCCCCGCGCACGccgcgcagcagcagctggtggccggcggggagctgatgccctccgccgcgccggggTCGGGGTCGGGGACCACGACGGCGAAGATGCAGGCCTGTATCGTGCCGCAGGAGgccgcggtcggcggcggcgccggcgcgatgATGGCCGTCGTCGGCCGCAGCAGGCAGTACGTGCTCCGCTCGATCCGCGACCCCAACTACGCCGTCGGTTTCGTCGATCGCATGGAGAGCGAGTGCATCGCCATCCGAG GATCGAGGAGCTCGAGGGTGGTGTGCGCATTGAGCAAGGCGCAGCTGCAGGACGGCTACGTGGCCTACCCgtgggagaagaagatgagggAGGCGCTCCCGATCCCTAACTCCAGCAGCTTCCTCTCCATGCTCGTGCTCCCCACGGCGCTcgaccgcgccgcctcccgctaCAACTCCGTCGAGGACACCCTCGCCCGCGCCAACGCCTGGGTCCTCTCCTCGCAGACGTCCGGGGTGCCCATCGCCTTCCTCAACGTCCAGACCGAGGCCCTGCTCACCAAG ATCTCCGGCGAGACGGCCTCCGCGACGGTCAACTCGGGCTCACTGGCTGACCTGCCGAACCTCGCCAACGCCAGCCTTTACGGGTTCGAGGACTACCACGGCGTGGACATCGGCGTGGTGAAGGCTGTGCGCGTCTGGtacaccgcctccgccggagAGATGCCGGTGGAGATCACCCTCGAGGCCGGCGACACCAAGCTCGGCTTCGCCATCAGCCGCACCGAGGAG GGCTTCATCTACATCTCGTCGGTCATGGAGGACGACAGCGGCTTCCTGGCGCCGTCGACGAGGTCGGGCCTCCGCGACCTGTACCGGGAGGCGAAGCGCGCGTCCAAGCTGCTGGTGATCTCCAGGGTGTCCGGGCAAAAGGTCCTCCCCTGGATGGTGTCCACCTCCGGCGCCATCCGGTGCTTCGACACCGTCTCGCTCAGCCAGAAGCTGTCGCTGCACCGGCACGCCCTGCGCCCGATCCTGCTCCACCTGCTCATGTGGGAAGGCAAGTCGGCCgacgcgccggcgcgcgcTCACGAGCCCCGCCTCCCGCCCCAACCGGCGCCGTACCCGGAGTTCTCCGCCGAGCTCCTGCGGCAGGGTTCGTTCGGCGTCGAGCTTCCCCGCCCCCGGCAGGACTCGTTCGGCGTCGAGCTGGTGCGGGAGGACTCGTTCGGCGTCGAGCTGGTGCGGCAGGACTCGTTCGGCGGCGAGCTACTGAGACAGGACTCGTTCGCGTGCACGGAGCCGCCGGTGCGGAGAGCGGAGCCGGGAATCATGCAGGGCAGGGACACTGCAGGGGACACGTCCTTCAGGTTCCATAATTTCAAG
- the LOC102711676 gene encoding probable glucosamine 6-phosphate N-acetyltransferase 2: protein MASTSPELSTAAAAAAETDGTVQIRRLEVTDHGKGFVELLSQLSACPDLTASEFNACFADLAALGDDHVILVAEDLAAAAAAPERRILATGCLFVERKFLRGGGKVGHVEDVVVDAAARGRGLGLSVVRRLVEIAKEAGCYKVILDCTPELRAYYAKCGFVEKGVQMAIYF from the coding sequence ATGGCATCCACCTCGCCGGAACtctccacggccgccgccgccgctgcagagACCGACGGTACCGTCCAAATCCGTCGCCTGGAGGTGACCGACCACGGGAAGGGCTTCGTGGAGCTCCTCTCCCAGCTCTCGGCCTGCCCGGACCTCACCGCGTCCGAGTTCAACGCGTGCTTCGCGGACCTTGCGGCCCTCGGCGACGACCACGTCATCCTCGTGGCGGaggacctcgccgccgccgccgccgccccggagAGGAGGATCCTCGCCACGGGGTGCCTCTTCGTCGAGCGCAAGTtcctgcgcggcggcgggaaggTCGGGCACGTGGAGGACGTCgtggtcgacgccgccgcgcgcggccgaGGGCTCGGGCTCAGCGTCGTGCGTCGCCTCGTGGAGATCGCCAAGGAGGCCGGGTGCTACAAGGTCATCCTCGATTGCACCCCCGAGCTCCGCGCGTACTACGCCAAGTGCGGATTCGTGGAGAAGGGGGTTCAGATGGCAATCTACTTCTAA
- the LOC102721708 gene encoding 60S ribosomal protein L31: MSEKKRGAGTGTGTRKDEVVTREYTINLHKRLHGCTFKKKAPNAIKEIRKFAQKAMGTTDVRIDVKLNKAIWTNGIRSVPRRVRVRIARKRNDEEDAKEELYSLVTVAEIPAEGLKGLGTKVVEDEE; this comes from the exons ATGTCGGAGAAGAAgcgcggcgccggcaccggcaccggcacccGCAAGGACGAGGTGGTAACCCGGGAGTACACCATCAACCTCCACAAGCGCCTCCACGGATG CACCTTCAAGAAGAAAGCGCCTAATGCCATCAAGGAGATCAGGAAGTTTGCACAGAAGGCCATGGGCACAACAGATGTCCGCATTGATGTGAAACTTAACAAGGCCATCTGGACCAATGGCATCCGGAGTGTCCCAAGGCGAGTCCGTGTTAGAATTGCCCGTAAGAGaaacgacgaggaggacgccAAGGAGGAGCTCTACTCTCTGGTCACAGTTGCTGAGATCCCTGCAGAGGGTCTCAAGGGTTTGGGAACCAAGGTTGTCGAGGATGAGGAGTAA